A single Cellulomonas sp. SLBN-39 DNA region contains:
- the sepH gene encoding septation protein SepH — protein sequence MGELELVGLHEDGEHLVLVAPEGQRFRLRIDEPLRAAVRRDRPQLEQLRAEQAGSLSPREIQARIRAGATAQEVAEQADVPVESVRRYEGPVLAERDWVAEQARGTRVGKEPDAPLLGDLVTDRLAARGVDVSSLAWDASRRGNGPWTVVARFVVADEPSQARWTYDPVGRAVVADEDEARWLSETEIEEPSSRRHLAAVRDVVFDIDSVAGDEPAEEPTHALLDELRTRRGVRQPLELDDDDEAFEGFGPPHAFDLGGPTGDAGLPPGGSRGFDPDQPPGAHPHDADPHREAVVLTPARGARLVPAHDDGTVGGAGFGGAGLAADAGDLVDEDGTGDDRHEPSAHERAQQPGERRGRRTRAKVPSWDEIVFGAKPE from the coding sequence ATGGGTGAGCTGGAGCTGGTCGGTCTGCACGAGGACGGCGAGCACCTGGTGCTGGTCGCGCCCGAGGGGCAGCGGTTCCGGCTGCGGATCGACGAGCCGCTGCGCGCGGCGGTCCGCCGCGACCGGCCGCAGCTCGAGCAGCTGCGGGCCGAGCAGGCGGGGTCGTTGTCGCCGCGGGAGATCCAGGCGCGGATCCGCGCCGGTGCGACCGCGCAGGAGGTGGCCGAGCAGGCCGACGTCCCCGTGGAGTCCGTGCGCCGCTACGAGGGCCCGGTGCTCGCGGAGCGCGACTGGGTGGCGGAGCAGGCACGCGGCACCCGGGTGGGCAAGGAGCCGGACGCGCCGCTGCTGGGCGACCTGGTGACGGACCGGCTCGCGGCGCGCGGCGTCGACGTGTCGTCCCTCGCGTGGGACGCGTCCCGGCGGGGCAACGGCCCGTGGACGGTCGTCGCGCGGTTCGTCGTCGCGGACGAGCCGTCCCAGGCGCGGTGGACGTACGACCCGGTCGGTCGGGCGGTCGTCGCCGACGAGGACGAGGCGCGCTGGCTGTCGGAGACGGAGATCGAGGAGCCGTCGTCGCGCCGGCACCTGGCCGCGGTGCGCGACGTGGTGTTCGACATCGACTCGGTGGCCGGCGACGAGCCGGCCGAGGAGCCGACGCACGCGCTGCTCGACGAGCTGCGCACGCGCCGCGGCGTGCGCCAGCCGCTCGAGCTGGACGACGACGACGAGGCGTTCGAGGGCTTCGGCCCCCCGCACGCGTTCGACCTGGGCGGACCGACCGGCGACGCGGGGCTCCCGCCCGGTGGGTCCCGCGGGTTCGACCCGGACCAGCCGCCGGGGGCGCACCCCCACGACGCGGACCCGCACCGCGAGGCCGTCGTGCTGACACCCGCGCGGGGCGCCCGGCTCGTCCCGGCGCACGACGACGGCACGGTCGGCGGGGCAGGGTTCGGCGGCGCGGGGCTCGCGGCGGACGCCGGCGACCTCGTCGACGAGGACGGCACGGGCGACGACCGTCACGAGCCGTCGGCGCACGAGCGCGCCCAGCAGCCCGGGGAGCGGCGGGGCCGGCGCACCCGCGCCAAGGTGCCGAGCTGGGACGAGATCGTCTTCGGCGCCAAGCCCGAGTAG
- a CDS encoding thymidine kinase: MAELVFFSGTMDCGKSTLALQMHHNHAARGRDGVLFTRQDRAGTATISSRLGLTRHACEVGDTTDFWAEVVTRRTQGRPVDYLVADEAQFYTAEQVEQLARVVDELDADVFAFGITTDFRARLFPGSARLVELADRVEVLQVRALCWCGARATHNARTVGGVMVVEGAQVVVGDVGASGSQVGYEVLCRRHHVRRMTAATARAVHAHADAVLFEQDA; this comes from the coding sequence GTGGCCGAGCTCGTGTTCTTCTCCGGGACGATGGACTGCGGCAAGTCCACCCTGGCCCTGCAGATGCACCACAACCACGCCGCGCGCGGACGCGACGGCGTGCTGTTCACCCGCCAGGACCGGGCCGGCACCGCGACGATCTCGTCCCGGCTCGGCCTGACCCGCCACGCGTGCGAGGTCGGCGACACCACCGACTTCTGGGCCGAGGTCGTCACCCGTCGCACGCAGGGTCGGCCCGTGGACTACCTCGTGGCCGACGAGGCGCAGTTCTACACCGCCGAGCAGGTCGAACAGCTCGCCCGCGTCGTCGACGAGCTCGACGCCGACGTGTTCGCGTTCGGGATCACCACGGACTTCCGCGCCCGGCTGTTCCCCGGGTCGGCGCGCCTCGTCGAGCTCGCCGACCGCGTCGAGGTGCTCCAGGTGCGGGCCCTGTGCTGGTGCGGGGCCCGCGCCACCCACAACGCCCGCACGGTCGGGGGCGTCATGGTCGTCGAGGGGGCGCAGGTCGTCGTCGGGGACGTCGGCGCGTCCGGGTCGCAGGTCGGCTACGAGGTGCTGTGCCGCCGGCACCACGTGCGCCGGATGACCGCGGCCACGGCGCGCGCCGTGCACGCGCACGCCGACGCGGTGCTGTTCGAGCAGGACGCCTGA
- a CDS encoding alkaline phosphatase family protein, translated as MTGATGSATLPDADALLLPGTHDLPGLGLVLPAAASVAGADVPGGEEARRLLGLPTAERVCVVLVDGLGHLNLAERGGHAPFLRSLLPGARALASPFPSTTATAMGTFGTGEPPGRTAMLGYTVRDPATGRLGNLVSWTDLPSAQVWQPCTTVFERTAAAGVPVTSVGPARFEGSGLTSAALRGAAYRRAERLAERVDATVATLRRPGLAYLYWGDVDKAGHHHGWGSWQWGDALTEVDAELARLARSLPAGTLLVVTADHGMVDVDPALRRDVAADAALRQDVLVVAGEPRALQLHVADGAHPEVVADRWRTELGETAVVLTRAQAVDAGWFGAVDAHVRPVVGDVVVAMTGAATVVDSRTQTAQSVALLGVHGSVTAREVLVPLLVHA; from the coding sequence ATGACGGGCGCGACCGGGTCGGCGACGCTGCCCGACGCCGACGCGCTGCTGCTGCCGGGGACGCACGACCTGCCAGGGCTGGGCCTGGTGCTGCCCGCGGCCGCGAGCGTCGCCGGCGCCGACGTGCCGGGTGGCGAGGAGGCCCGCCGTCTGCTCGGCCTGCCGACCGCCGAGCGCGTGTGCGTGGTGCTCGTCGACGGCCTCGGCCACCTCAACCTCGCCGAGCGGGGCGGGCACGCACCGTTCCTGCGCTCGCTGCTGCCGGGTGCCCGGGCGCTGGCCAGCCCGTTCCCCTCGACGACGGCGACGGCCATGGGCACCTTCGGCACGGGGGAGCCGCCGGGCCGGACCGCGATGCTGGGCTACACGGTGCGCGACCCGGCGACGGGCCGGCTCGGCAACCTCGTGTCCTGGACGGACCTGCCGTCCGCGCAGGTGTGGCAGCCGTGCACCACGGTGTTCGAGCGCACCGCCGCGGCGGGCGTCCCGGTGACGAGCGTCGGGCCCGCGCGGTTCGAGGGGTCGGGCCTGACGTCGGCGGCGCTGCGCGGGGCCGCGTACCGGCGGGCCGAGCGGCTCGCCGAGCGTGTCGACGCGACCGTGGCGACGCTGCGCCGCCCGGGCCTGGCGTACCTGTACTGGGGCGACGTCGACAAGGCCGGCCACCACCACGGCTGGGGGTCGTGGCAGTGGGGCGACGCCCTCACGGAGGTCGACGCCGAGCTCGCCCGCCTGGCGCGGTCGCTGCCGGCGGGGACGCTGCTCGTCGTCACCGCGGACCACGGCATGGTCGACGTCGACCCGGCGCTGCGCCGGGACGTGGCGGCCGACGCCGCCCTGCGGCAGGACGTGCTCGTCGTGGCCGGCGAGCCGCGGGCCCTGCAGCTGCACGTCGCGGACGGCGCCCACCCCGAGGTCGTCGCGGACCGCTGGCGCACCGAGCTGGGGGAGACGGCCGTGGTCCTCACCCGGGCGCAGGCCGTCGACGCCGGCTGGTTCGGCGCCGTCGACGCGCACGTGCGCCCCGTCGTCGGGGACGTCGTCGTCGCGATGACGGGCGCCGCCACCGTCGTGGACTCCCGCACGCAGACCGCCCAGTCCGTCGCCCTGCTGGGCGTGCACGGCTCCGTCACCGCGCGCGAGGTGCTCGTCCCGCTGCTGGTGCACGCATGA
- a CDS encoding DUF5998 family protein, whose amino-acid sequence MPAPSTSLHQDLHRAGYYPELVGDVVDVALAGEDVLAHLVHPETTFDAAEVRRHVTVLVLTPTRLVVAHVDDHPADSEHPSASASATTEAVPLGELRSVALTHVVPDPQEHRRGDGPAELTLAVGWGAVQRVDLEPATCGDPACEADHGLTGTLSPDDVVVRVSAAAEGADAVRAATEFGRRLSAASARR is encoded by the coding sequence GTGCCCGCTCCCTCGACCTCGCTGCACCAGGACCTGCACCGCGCCGGCTACTACCCCGAGCTCGTCGGCGACGTCGTCGACGTCGCGCTCGCGGGGGAGGACGTCCTCGCGCACCTCGTGCACCCCGAGACGACGTTCGACGCGGCCGAGGTGCGCCGCCACGTGACCGTCCTCGTGCTCACCCCGACGCGGCTGGTGGTCGCGCACGTCGACGACCACCCGGCCGACTCCGAGCACCCGTCGGCGAGCGCGTCGGCGACCACGGAGGCGGTGCCGCTGGGCGAGCTGCGGTCGGTCGCGCTCACGCACGTGGTGCCCGACCCGCAGGAGCACCGTCGCGGCGACGGGCCGGCGGAGCTGACGCTCGCCGTGGGGTGGGGTGCCGTGCAGCGCGTGGACCTGGAGCCCGCGACGTGCGGCGACCCGGCCTGCGAGGCCGACCACGGCCTGACGGGCACGCTCAGCCCGGACGACGTCGTGGTCCGCGTGTCCGCCGCCGCGGAGGGGGCCGACGCGGTGCGCGCCGCGACGGAGTTCGGCCGCCGGCTGTCCGCGGCGTCGGCGCGGCGATGA
- a CDS encoding GNAT family N-acetyltransferase, which produces MVDVAGAPAPYPAAWEADVVLLDGSTTRLRPIMPDDADALQAFHVGQSERSTYMRFFAPLQRLSDRDLHRLVHVDHTDRVALVAVVDGPPPAGATGAEEPPALAEHIIGVARYDRVDPDAAEVAFNIADAHQGRGLASVLLEHLAAAARERGVRRFVAEVLPQNGRMLGVFTEAGYAVRQRTEDGVVTVTFDLDPTDRSLAVMADREHRAEARSMRALLTARTVLVVGPGPEPLRPLRARLVERVVRGLVENGQGRVTVHAVGVARQDDLPAGVHHHARLEDVPAPVELAVVSQEPDQVIDVARRLGALGVRGVVLLSSGFAEAGPEGLERQRALLRIVHGSGMRLVGPASFGILSTHEGVTLDASLAVQAPRPGRIGLFCQSAPLAVTLLAAVERRRLGLAQFVSAGHRADVSGNDVMQFWGEDDGTDVIGLYLESIGNPRKFSRVARRLAAHKPVVVVTAGRSGQVVPPGHAVRPTRAPRRTLEEVMRQSGVVRVDNVHQLLDVVQLLAHQPLPPGRRLGILASSASVAALVAEAAAAGGLVVTGVAELLPEDARADEVRDTVERLYSDPEVDVVVAVRIPSLGVPDPVVPREVARAAARTGRTTVACMYDLHGVTAELTAADPTGRLRTVPAYAAPEDAVLALGHAARYSAWRTADRGRTVHPEGVDTRAARRLVDAHLAVAAAAGAAEGAAVALTPEQTAQLLACVGVDVHPSVRVHDADEAVAAADRLGWPVAVKTTVPALRHRADLGGVRLDVADADELRGDVAAILALAADHHPDPAVPPVEVQAMAPHGSACVVRTTEDPLFGPVISFGLAGDAADLLGDVAYGVPPLTDVDVAEMVRSPRAAPRLFGYRGLPALDVDALEDVLARVSVLADGLPELRSLELNPVVVAQEGVAVLGAYATVARADRADGTRRLARP; this is translated from the coding sequence ATGGTCGACGTCGCCGGTGCCCCTGCGCCGTACCCCGCGGCGTGGGAGGCCGACGTCGTGCTCCTCGACGGGTCGACGACCCGGCTGCGGCCGATCATGCCCGACGACGCCGACGCGCTGCAGGCCTTCCACGTCGGGCAGTCCGAACGGTCGACGTACATGCGCTTCTTCGCGCCGCTGCAGCGGCTGTCGGACCGGGACCTGCACCGCCTGGTCCACGTCGACCACACCGACCGGGTGGCGCTCGTCGCCGTGGTCGACGGCCCCCCGCCCGCCGGCGCGACCGGTGCCGAGGAGCCGCCCGCCCTCGCCGAGCACATCATCGGCGTCGCCCGCTACGACCGTGTCGACCCCGACGCCGCCGAGGTGGCCTTCAACATCGCCGACGCCCACCAGGGCCGCGGCCTGGCGTCGGTGCTGCTCGAGCACCTGGCCGCCGCCGCCCGCGAGCGCGGCGTGCGCCGGTTCGTGGCCGAGGTGCTGCCGCAGAACGGGCGGATGCTCGGGGTCTTCACCGAGGCCGGGTACGCGGTGCGGCAGCGGACCGAGGACGGGGTCGTGACCGTCACGTTCGACCTGGACCCCACGGACCGGTCGCTGGCCGTGATGGCGGACCGCGAGCACCGGGCCGAGGCGCGGTCGATGCGGGCGCTGCTGACGGCGCGCACGGTGCTCGTCGTCGGCCCGGGCCCCGAGCCGCTGCGGCCGCTGCGGGCCCGGCTCGTCGAGCGGGTCGTGCGCGGGCTCGTCGAGAACGGGCAGGGTCGGGTCACGGTGCACGCGGTCGGCGTGGCCCGGCAGGACGACCTGCCCGCGGGGGTGCACCACCACGCGCGGCTGGAGGACGTGCCCGCACCGGTCGAGCTCGCGGTGGTCTCGCAGGAGCCCGACCAGGTCATCGACGTGGCGCGCCGGCTCGGCGCGCTGGGGGTGCGTGGCGTGGTGCTGCTGTCGTCGGGCTTCGCCGAGGCCGGCCCCGAGGGGCTGGAGCGGCAGCGGGCGCTCCTGCGGATCGTGCACGGGTCGGGGATGCGGCTCGTCGGTCCGGCGTCGTTCGGGATCCTGTCGACCCACGAGGGCGTCACGCTCGACGCGTCGCTGGCGGTGCAGGCGCCCCGCCCGGGGCGGATCGGGCTGTTCTGCCAGTCGGCGCCGCTGGCGGTCACGCTGCTCGCGGCCGTCGAGCGCCGCCGGCTCGGGCTGGCGCAGTTCGTCTCGGCCGGGCACCGGGCCGACGTCTCGGGCAACGACGTCATGCAGTTCTGGGGCGAGGACGACGGCACGGACGTCATCGGGCTGTACCTGGAGTCCATCGGCAACCCGCGCAAGTTCTCCCGGGTCGCGCGACGGCTCGCCGCCCACAAGCCCGTCGTCGTCGTGACGGCGGGCCGGTCGGGGCAGGTCGTGCCGCCGGGGCACGCGGTGCGCCCCACGCGGGCGCCCCGGCGCACCCTGGAGGAGGTGATGCGCCAGTCGGGCGTGGTGCGGGTCGACAACGTGCACCAGCTGCTCGACGTCGTGCAGCTGCTGGCCCACCAGCCGCTCCCGCCGGGGCGGCGGCTGGGGATCCTGGCGAGCTCGGCCTCGGTCGCGGCGCTGGTGGCGGAGGCGGCCGCCGCGGGCGGGCTGGTCGTCACGGGCGTCGCCGAGCTCCTGCCCGAGGACGCGCGCGCCGACGAGGTGCGGGACACCGTCGAGCGCCTCTACTCCGACCCCGAGGTCGACGTCGTGGTGGCCGTGCGGATCCCGTCGCTGGGCGTGCCGGACCCGGTCGTCCCGCGCGAGGTGGCCCGGGCGGCGGCACGGACGGGCCGCACGACCGTGGCGTGCATGTACGACCTGCACGGGGTGACGGCCGAGCTCACGGCGGCGGACCCGACGGGCCGGCTGCGGACCGTGCCGGCGTACGCCGCCCCCGAGGACGCCGTGCTGGCCCTCGGGCACGCGGCCCGGTACTCGGCGTGGCGCACGGCCGACCGCGGTCGCACGGTGCACCCCGAGGGCGTCGACACGCGGGCGGCGCGCCGCCTCGTCGACGCGCACCTGGCCGTCGCGGCCGCGGCGGGGGCCGCCGAGGGCGCGGCCGTTGCGCTCACGCCCGAGCAGACGGCGCAGCTGCTGGCGTGCGTCGGGGTCGACGTGCACCCGTCGGTGCGGGTGCACGACGCCGACGAGGCCGTCGCGGCCGCGGACCGGCTCGGGTGGCCGGTCGCGGTGAAGACCACGGTGCCGGCGCTGCGGCACCGTGCCGACCTGGGCGGGGTGCGCCTGGACGTCGCCGACGCCGACGAGCTCCGCGGCGACGTCGCGGCGATCCTCGCGCTCGCGGCCGACCACCACCCGGACCCGGCGGTCCCGCCCGTCGAGGTGCAGGCCATGGCCCCGCACGGGTCGGCGTGCGTGGTCCGCACCACCGAGGACCCCCTGTTCGGCCCGGTCATCAGCTTCGGGCTCGCGGGCGACGCGGCCGACCTGCTGGGTGACGTCGCGTACGGGGTGCCGCCCCTGACGGACGTCGACGTCGCCGAGATGGTGCGCTCACCGCGCGCCGCGCCGCGCCTGTTCGGGTACCGGGGGCTGCCGGCCCTGGACGTCGACGCCCTCGAGGACGTGCTGGCCCGGGTGTCCGTGCTGGCCGACGGGCTGCCGGAGCTGCGGTCGCTCGAGCTCAACCCCGTGGTCGTCGCGCAGGAGGGCGTCGCGGTGCTCGGTGCGTACGCGACCGTCGCTCGCGCCGACCGCGCCGACGGGACCCGCCGGCTGGCCCGCCCGTGA
- a CDS encoding DNA topoisomerase (ATP-hydrolyzing) subunit A — MARRPATPDLPPEDLVEKIVDIDVAAEMEGSFLEYAYSVIYSRALPDARDGLKPVQRRILYQMAEMGLRPERPYVKSARVVGEVMGKLHPHGDAAIYDAMVRLAQAFSLRLPLVDGHGNFGSLDDGPAASRYTEARMAPAALAMTLGLDEDVVDFVPNYDNKLVQPGVLPSAIPNLLVNGASGIAVGMATNMAPHNLVEVVAAARHLVLHPDATLEDLMRFVPGPDLPTGGKIVGLDGVRDAYRTGRGQFRTRATARVENVTPRRKGIVITELPYSVGPEKVIEKIKEGVQSKKLSGIADAVDLTDRQHGLRLVVEVRTGFHPEAVLEQLYRYTPLEDSFSINNVALVDGQPRTLGLRELLQVWVGHRVDVVRRRTGHRLRKRRERLHLVEGLLVAIVDIDEVIQVIRTSDDAETARGRLRSVFDLSHEQAEYILELRLRRLTRFSRLDLEREQAELTAEIAALEALLADERLLRTLVSDEMAEVAATYGTPRRTILLEHAGGASVAGAAGAPASRRGTAPAAPLEIEDTPCWALLSATGLLARTGDEAEPSRGDGTARSRHDVVTSTVRTTARARLGALTSAGRVLAVEVLELPSLPPTDGPPTLSGGLPVGEVVALADGERVVALVPLAEDAPPIALGTAQGVVKRVAAGDLPSNKDAWEVVTLKDGDQVVGAAPARDEDELVLLASDASLLHFTADQVRPQGRAAGGMAGIRLAPGARVVGFAVVRPEDPEPVVVTVAGSSSALPGTQAGSAKVTPFSAYPAKGRATGGVRAHRFLKGEDTLILAAVTATPARGTGAGGQPVPLPEVDQRRDGSGVALGAPLHAVG, encoded by the coding sequence ATGGCGCGTCGTCCCGCGACACCCGACCTGCCGCCCGAGGACCTGGTCGAGAAGATCGTCGACATCGACGTCGCCGCCGAGATGGAGGGGTCGTTCCTCGAGTACGCGTACTCGGTCATCTACTCCCGGGCGCTGCCCGACGCGCGCGACGGCCTCAAGCCGGTGCAGCGGCGGATCCTCTACCAGATGGCCGAGATGGGCCTGCGTCCCGAGCGCCCGTACGTGAAGTCCGCGCGCGTCGTGGGCGAGGTCATGGGCAAGCTGCACCCGCACGGCGACGCGGCGATCTACGACGCGATGGTGCGCCTGGCGCAGGCGTTCTCGCTGCGGCTGCCGCTGGTGGACGGGCACGGCAACTTCGGCTCCCTCGACGACGGGCCGGCGGCCTCCCGGTACACGGAGGCGCGCATGGCGCCCGCGGCGCTGGCGATGACGCTGGGCCTGGACGAGGACGTCGTCGACTTCGTCCCGAACTACGACAACAAGCTCGTGCAGCCGGGCGTGCTGCCGTCGGCGATCCCGAACCTGCTGGTCAACGGCGCGTCGGGGATCGCGGTGGGCATGGCCACGAACATGGCGCCGCACAACCTGGTCGAGGTCGTCGCCGCGGCCCGGCACCTGGTGCTGCACCCGGACGCGACGCTCGAGGACCTCATGCGGTTCGTGCCGGGCCCGGACCTGCCGACGGGCGGCAAGATCGTCGGCCTCGACGGCGTGCGCGACGCGTACCGCACGGGGCGCGGGCAGTTCCGCACCCGGGCCACCGCGCGCGTGGAGAACGTCACGCCGCGACGCAAGGGCATCGTCATCACCGAGCTGCCGTACTCGGTGGGCCCGGAGAAGGTCATCGAGAAGATCAAGGAGGGCGTGCAGTCCAAGAAGCTCTCCGGGATCGCCGACGCGGTCGACCTCACGGACCGCCAGCACGGCCTGCGGCTGGTCGTGGAGGTCCGCACGGGCTTCCACCCGGAGGCCGTGCTCGAGCAGCTCTACCGGTACACCCCGCTCGAGGACTCGTTCTCGATCAACAACGTCGCGCTCGTCGACGGCCAGCCCCGCACCCTGGGCCTGCGCGAGCTGCTGCAGGTGTGGGTCGGGCACCGGGTCGACGTGGTGCGCCGGCGCACCGGGCACCGGCTGCGCAAGCGGCGCGAGCGGCTGCACCTGGTCGAGGGCCTGCTCGTGGCGATCGTCGACATCGACGAGGTCATCCAGGTCATCCGCACGTCGGACGACGCGGAGACCGCGCGGGGACGCCTGCGGTCGGTGTTCGACCTGTCGCACGAGCAGGCGGAGTACATCCTCGAGCTGCGCCTGCGCCGGCTGACCCGGTTCTCGCGCCTCGACCTCGAGCGCGAGCAGGCCGAGCTGACCGCGGAGATCGCCGCGCTGGAGGCCCTGCTGGCCGACGAGCGCCTGCTGCGCACGCTGGTCTCGGACGAGATGGCGGAGGTCGCCGCCACGTACGGCACGCCGCGCCGGACGATCCTGCTGGAGCACGCGGGCGGGGCGAGCGTCGCCGGAGCGGCGGGCGCCCCCGCGTCGCGGCGGGGCACGGCGCCCGCCGCCCCCCTGGAGATCGAGGACACCCCGTGCTGGGCGCTCCTGTCGGCGACCGGGCTGCTGGCCCGGACCGGTGACGAGGCGGAGCCGTCGCGCGGCGACGGCACGGCCCGCAGCCGCCACGACGTGGTCACGTCGACCGTGCGCACGACGGCCCGCGCCCGGCTGGGCGCCCTCACCTCCGCCGGTCGTGTGCTGGCGGTGGAGGTGCTCGAGCTGCCGTCGCTGCCGCCGACCGACGGACCCCCGACGCTGTCGGGCGGTCTGCCCGTGGGCGAGGTCGTCGCGCTCGCGGACGGGGAGCGTGTCGTCGCGCTCGTGCCCCTGGCCGAGGACGCGCCCCCGATCGCGCTGGGCACCGCGCAGGGCGTCGTCAAGCGCGTCGCCGCGGGCGACCTGCCGTCGAACAAGGACGCGTGGGAGGTCGTGACCCTCAAGGACGGCGACCAGGTCGTCGGGGCCGCGCCCGCGCGCGACGAGGACGAGCTGGTGCTGCTCGCGTCGGACGCGTCGCTGCTGCACTTCACCGCCGACCAGGTCCGCCCGCAGGGCCGCGCGGCGGGCGGCATGGCCGGCATCCGGCTGGCCCCCGGCGCCCGGGTCGTCGGCTTCGCGGTCGTGCGCCCCGAGGACCCCGAGCCCGTGGTCGTGACCGTCGCCGGCTCGTCGTCCGCCCTGCCCGGCACGCAGGCCGGCAGCGCCAAGGTCACGCCGTTCTCGGCGTACCCCGCCAAGGGCCGGGCCACGGGCGGGGTCCGCGCGCACCGGTTCCTCAAGGGCGAGGACACGCTGATCCTCGCGGCCGTCACGGCGACGCCCGCCCGCGGGACGGGTGCGGGCGGGCAGCCCGTGCCGCTGCCCGAGGTGGACCAGCGGCGCGACGGCTCGGGCGTGGCCCTGGGCGCACCGCTGCACGCGGTCGGCTGA
- the glgA gene encoding glycogen synthase translates to MRVDLVTREYPPHVYGGAGVHVAGLTAVLREHVDVRVHAFDTPRDEPGTYGYAVPAELAGANAALATLGVDLGVVEGIGRVDAGGAPTDLVHSHTWYANMAGHLAALLHDVPHVLTAHSLEPLRPWKAEQLGGGYRLSSWVERTAYEAAAAVIAVSAGMREDILRAYPAVDPARVRVVHNGIDLDGWRRPAGDEAAAHARAVVERLGIDPDRPAVVFVGRITRQKGLPYLLRAVRALPADVQLVLCAGAPDTPEILAEVTGLVEELREHRQGVVWIEQMLPRAELVAVLAHGTVFVCPSVYEPLGIVNLEAMAVGVPVVGTATGGIPEVVDDGTTGWLVPIDQVQDGTGTPVDPDAFVADLGAALVDAVADTDRAARFGLAARRRVEDHFSWEAIGLRTLEVYRQVLGA, encoded by the coding sequence GTGCGCGTCGACCTGGTGACCCGCGAGTACCCGCCGCACGTCTACGGGGGTGCGGGGGTGCACGTCGCGGGGCTCACCGCGGTGCTGCGCGAGCACGTCGACGTGCGGGTGCACGCGTTCGACACCCCGCGCGACGAGCCGGGCACCTACGGGTACGCGGTCCCCGCCGAGCTCGCCGGCGCGAACGCCGCCCTGGCCACCCTGGGCGTCGACCTGGGCGTCGTGGAGGGGATCGGCCGGGTCGACGCGGGCGGTGCCCCGACCGACCTGGTCCACTCCCACACCTGGTACGCGAACATGGCCGGGCACCTGGCCGCGCTGCTGCACGACGTGCCGCACGTGCTGACGGCGCACTCGCTCGAGCCGCTGCGGCCGTGGAAGGCCGAGCAGCTCGGCGGCGGGTACCGGCTGTCGTCGTGGGTCGAGCGCACCGCGTACGAGGCGGCCGCCGCGGTGATCGCGGTGAGCGCCGGCATGCGCGAGGACATCCTGCGCGCCTACCCCGCGGTGGACCCGGCGCGCGTGCGCGTGGTCCACAACGGCATCGACCTGGACGGGTGGCGCCGGCCCGCCGGGGACGAGGCGGCCGCGCACGCCCGCGCGGTCGTCGAGCGGCTCGGCATCGACCCCGACCGTCCCGCGGTGGTGTTCGTGGGGCGCATCACCCGGCAGAAGGGCCTGCCGTACCTGCTGCGGGCCGTGCGGGCCCTGCCGGCGGACGTCCAGCTGGTGCTGTGCGCGGGAGCGCCCGACACCCCGGAGATCCTCGCCGAGGTCACCGGGCTCGTCGAGGAGCTGCGGGAGCACCGCCAGGGCGTGGTGTGGATCGAGCAGATGCTGCCGCGCGCCGAGCTCGTGGCCGTCCTCGCGCACGGCACGGTGTTCGTCTGCCCGTCGGTGTACGAGCCCCTCGGGATCGTCAACCTCGAGGCGATGGCCGTGGGCGTGCCGGTGGTCGGCACCGCGACCGGCGGGATCCCGGAGGTCGTCGACGACGGCACCACCGGCTGGCTCGTGCCGATCGACCAGGTGCAGGACGGGACGGGCACGCCCGTGGACCCGGACGCGTTCGTCGCCGACCTCGGGGCCGCGCTCGTCGACGCCGTGGCCGACACCGACCGGGCCGCCCGCTTCGGGCTGGCCGCGCGCCGCCGCGTCGAGGACCACTTCTCGTGGGAGGCGATCGGCCTGCGGACGCTCGAGGTGTACCGGCAGGTGCTCGGGGCCTGA